The DNA sequence TCCAGGTTGCCATCTAGTAAAAGCAAGATAATCTTTGATCAGCTATGTTGACCAAGAAACCTGTGGTCACTCTAACAGAGCTTCAGAGGTCTAATGCAGAGATTGAAGAACCTACCAGGGGCAGAGTGTCTGATAAAACTGAGGTGacaatgaatgaataatttgtTAAggacccccacccccaccaaaCAAGAAGGAGCACTGGTCAAcagaaaagcacagagaaaaaaaaatggtcaaGCACTTTTACCTTTAATACTTTAGGTAAAATATGAATCATGTACttatttacttaagtagaaattgCAGTgggtacttatacttttactctagcacatttgtaaattgtacaaattcaaacaatttttttttccaagcagGCTTTGCTCCACCCTGGAAAGAGACAAAGCTGGCAACGCCTTGGATGTTGTCACCTGTTAACACTGGTATGAGTGTAAAGAGAGCCCACATCTGATGGACAGGGAGCATGTGAGCGCTTGTAAATTTTACATCTGTTGTTCCTCAGCTCTGCATCAGGAGAAGAATATTCTTGTGTTTGTGGTAAGTTGCATGTTTTCATCAGATGTGGTGTTGGAGGATGATATTAGTGTCTTACTGTTTTTGTACAGCTCATATCAATCTGAATGGTTGCTGCTAACTGAAGGGGTTGTCATTGTGTCTGTAGTCAGGGGACACACGCGCGATGATCAACCAGTTCAGCCGGCAAGCTATGCTACAGCTGTGTATGACTGTGATGGAGGAAGTAGCATTGCTACATTTAACGTACTAGTTCCATGTAAAAGGACGTAGCACTTTGCATTCATTGGCTTACTGTCAGCCAAACTGGAGTTATAGATAAGTCAGTCTTTAACACTGCCTCCTATTTATCGGCTTTTAATCTCTTTAATTTGTAGTATTTCCTTCAGaaattttaatataaagtaaaactttattcatattaaagtattgagtaaatgtactaaaCAACTTCCTGTTACATCTGCACAAAGACATGGAAAGTGAGCCATCACACTGAAATGCTAGATCACTGTTGTGCCAGTGCAGGGTATGAGAAATAATATGGGATTTAAACCAAACTGGCCCGAGTAAAGCTTCCAGGTGGGAGATTTGTgttattcttttttcttaaaggacatttattattaatcatattttcatcaatCCCCATGAGGACAATAACTCTAAATTCTCACAGAGAATTTCCATCAGTCTTCTTCCTGGATTAGATCATTCATCAGTGGTATATGCCTTATGGAGACAATTCATCATGGGGATTGaccaataataattaataatgattaaagcGTGTGTTTGATAagctacatttttatataacattcaatgaaaagacaaaaagcaacaatgaaTTGATCCTAACAAGTCAACGCATGATAAAAACCGTTCAGCCACATTATTAACACTGGTGGCTCAGTGACTGGAAACTGTAGAAGGAAGTAGAAAAGAGTAAGAGTgtagtgaggaggatgttgaagaggatgaagagtggaaaggcagttggtcctgatgacatacccaagaaggtatggaagtgtcttgGAGAGGTGGCAGttgagtttctgactagtttgtttaacaagatcttggagagtgagaggatgcctgaagactggaggagaagtgtactggtgcctatttttaagaacaaaggagatttGCAAAGCTTTGGCAACTACAGAAGAATAAATGTGATGAGACACagtgaagttgtgggaaagagtagtggaagctaggctaagggcagaggggagcatttgtgagcagcaatgtggttttgtgtctagaaagagtccaacaatTTCAGTGCTGCAGTGGTTTACATTAGATTGAACATATGTTCATGTAAAGTGCTGCACAGGACAGAGGTTTAACCCTTATGTTCATCCAGAGGAACTCAGAGAggtgtgtgcattttaaatacatcacattcacacctcGTCTCGTTCTTACTGTGATTTCTAATTCTGTCTCAGGTTGGCAGTCTGTCTCATCTTGGCCAGGATGCACAAGAGTCAACCATACAAAGGGAAGATCTTCCTGCTCTTCATTATTGtcgtcatcttcatcttcatcttcatcagctTTGTGAGATCACCTGGGACTAATTGGTCGATTCCAAAGCCACATGGGGCTCAAAAGACTTGTCCCTATCAGGTGTCTGAGCAGACCATCACCCCTCTCATCAACACAGATCATTTTCTGGTATCGGCCTACACGGACCAGAGAGTGAATGGGTTCAGTATACGGATCATCGGCATATTTAAAAGAGACGCCATCCAAACccttcactgtgttttctgctgtgaaGGCCACTTATCCACTACAACTCCAACAACAATTTTACCTCACTCAGACCACTTTGGTTTTCCCTTTGACACTACAGATGTCATGTGTCAAGTTCCTTCTAACTGTGATGCTACACATGTCACTCTGCTGACTCAGCCCTATGGTGTGAAGGCATTGAACCACAGTTGGCTCCcgataagaaacaaaaatatgaaagtggAGAATAAGATTCACTTTAACTTCACAGTCTGCATTTCCACACTGTTTGACAAATACAACAACGTGCTTCAGTTTGCACAAACTCTGGAGATTTACAGGTCAGAACAGCAACaccacaaagtttaaaaaaatgaaattaatcaatgGGGAAAAAGTTGAATTGTTTTTTGTAGAAGAAGACTCATAAGAAGGAAGAgatcattttcaaataattttatttggaTTACAACATAGTAGTTCACATAGATGCGGATGTCAGAACTACAaggtaaatatactgtaaggcAGCAACAGGAAAGTAATTCAAAGCTGAAAGAATGAACAATAGAAAGACTTGTTTGATGagtgctgtgttgtttttctgtttaaaagtaCCCAGAAAGCTCAACGGTGTTCTCATATGATGAAGTATCAGGTTACAGCCAGAAGAAGGTTTGATTActttatcataaaaaaaaacaaaaacaaaagaaaatttgcCTGCTATCCAAAAGTAACAGATTTGATCTAAAAGCACCACTACAGCACTCTAGTTACTAGTCAAACCTGGCtcaacacttttttttggtcataCTAGCTGTTTTCCTTTAAGTTAGAGCTATGGCCTTTCATCCAAAGAATTATAATGAAGCGTCATGatgtatataaattaaaacattttgttatctTTGTTGTTGAATTGAGGCATAACAAATCCAACAtctttgaaaaaggaaaagccTTTGCTTCTGTAGCACTGccttgttttattaaaaaaaggaaacttgtACAGTGCCACTGATCGTGCTTTTAGCCCTGTATCCCTGTATCCGGTGTAGTTTCCATGTAAGCTGCATGGCGAAAAACAAAGCAAGGCAAAATCaatgtaaagcattttaatCTTTGCCTCATCTTGCTCCAGGTTGCTGGGTGTGAACAGGGTGGTGGTCTATAACACCAGCAGTGGTCCGGACCTCGACCGCCTATTGCGAAGCTACAATCACGGGGGCTTCTTGGAGGTGGTTCCTTGGCCCATTGATCAGTATCTGAGGCCGTCTTCTGGCTGGCTCTTCTCACAGCACGGAGGGGATTTGCACTACTTTGGCCAGCTGACTACACTCAATGAGTGCATTTACAGATCCATGGATCGGTCGCGCTATGTCCTGCTGAATGACATAGATGAGATAATAATGCCATACCAACACAACAACCTGATGAGCCTGATGGACATGCTCCAACAGCAACATCCAAATGTaggtcattgtgtgtgtgcatttacacatttcGCCTGAATGCATCTGTCatgttttgactttcttttcttttcttcacaaATTTTTATGCCCACCAAACTGGAATCCATGTCATGCAGGCAGGAGTGTTTCTGATAGAGAGTCATGTCTTTCCCAAGAAACCATTtgagcaaagtaaaaaaagccCCCTGCCTTACTGGAAAGGGGTCCCAGGCTACAATATTCTGGAGCGCATCTACAGGGAGGAGCCTGATAGAAAGTTATTTCACCCTTACAAGATGATAGTTCAGCCACGGTAGGAGGACTTCTTATACCATTTAATGATGTCTCAGGAGGAATATTAGCTTCTGTCCTCAAGGCTCAGTCAATAGTGCCGATGAATATGGAACTTGGACCAGAGATATTCTGGAATAATTTAGTGGAATGAAAGGACCCTTTCAAAATGATGAGTTGAATGAATGAACTGACAAGAGTTCACTCAACTCAGTAAatgatgttttacagtaaaaacaaagta is a window from the Channa argus isolate prfri chromosome 16, Channa argus male v1.0, whole genome shotgun sequence genome containing:
- the LOC137100940 gene encoding beta-1,4-galactosyltransferase galt-1-like isoform X2; protein product: MHKSQPYKGKIFLLFIIVVIFIFIFISFVRSPGTNWSIPKPHGAQKTCPYQVSEQTITPLINTDHFLVSAYTDQRVNGFSIRIIGIFKRDAIQTLHCVFCCEGHLSTTTPTTILPHSDHFGFPFDTTDVMCQVPSNCDATHVTLLTQPYGVKALNHSWLPIRNKNMKVENKIHFNFTVCISTLFDKYNNVLQFAQTLEIYRLLGVNRVVVYNTSSGPDLDRLLRSYNHGGFLEVVPWPIDQYLRPSSGWLFSQHGGDLHYFGQLTTLNECIYRSMDRSRYVLLNDIDEIIMPYQHNNLMSLMDMLQQQHPNVCGADLST
- the LOC137100940 gene encoding uncharacterized protein isoform X1; translation: MHKSQPYKGKIFLLFIIVVIFIFIFISFVRSPGTNWSIPKPHGAQKTCPYQVSEQTITPLINTDHFLVSAYTDQRVNGFSIRIIGIFKRDAIQTLHCVFCCEGHLSTTTPTTILPHSDHFGFPFDTTDVMCQVPSNCDATHVTLLTQPYGVKALNHSWLPIRNKNMKVENKIHFNFTVCISTLFDKYNNVLQFAQTLEIYRLLGVNRVVVYNTSSGPDLDRLLRSYNHGGFLEVVPWPIDQYLRPSSGWLFSQHGGDLHYFGQLTTLNECIYRSMDRSRYVLLNDIDEIIMPYQHNNLMSLMDMLQQQHPNAGVFLIESHVFPKKPFEQSKKSPLPYWKGVPGYNILERIYREEPDRKLFHPYKMIVQPRFVEQTSVHDVLKMSGEKVKVPPEVCHIIHCPTRGPIQGELSLCGHPTVGL